A part of Cygnus olor isolate bCygOlo1 chromosome 31, bCygOlo1.pri.v2, whole genome shotgun sequence genomic DNA contains:
- the LOC121062543 gene encoding ATP-dependent RNA helicase DDX25-like isoform X2 — MVLRGTRSSRYLSKCLCLAPTYELALQIGHVIEKMGQFCADIRVTYAVQGNRVLPGAMLEEQIVIGTPGTMLDWCFKRRVVNMKRISLFVLDEADVMIDHQGFSYQSIRIQRALPRGCQMLLFSATFKETVWNFAMQIVSNPIIIKLRQEELTLSNIRQYYFVCRNREEKYEALCNIYSSITVGQAMIFCQTRRSADWLSVEMSKDGHKVAMLTAELTIVQRANVIQRFRDGKEKVLITTNVCARGIDVAQVTIVVNFSLPVNQQKQLDFETYLHRIGRTGRFGKKGIAFNMVERQTTYLVHSIEEHFQSEIKRLDPDDMDELEQLDN; from the exons ATGGTGCTGAGAGGTACCCGCAG CTCTCGTTATCTCTCTAAGTGCCTCTGCTTGGCTCCAACCTACGAGCTGGCCCTGCAGATTGGACATGTGATCGAGAAGATGGGGCAGTTTTGTGCCGACATCAGGGTTACATATGCTGTCCAGGGAAACAGAG TTCTGCCAGGCGCCATGCTGGAGGAGCAGATTGTCATCGGGACTCCTGGGACAATGCTGGACTGGTGTTTCAAACGGAGAGTGGTGAATATGAAGAGAATCAGCCTGTTTGTGCTGGATGAAGCTGACGTAATGATCGACCATCAGGGCTTCTCGTACCAAAGCATTCGCATTCAGAG GGCTTTACCTAGGGGCTgccaaatgctgcttttctccgCAACCTTCAAGGAAACGGTGTGGAATTTTGCAATGCAAATTGTCTCCAACCCCATCATAATAAAGCTCCGTCAGGAAGAGCTCACCCTGAGCAATATCAGGCAGTACTACTTTGTGTGCAGGAACAGAGAGGAGAAGTACGAGGCCCTGTGCAACATCTACAGCAGCATCACCGTTGGCCAGGCTATGATATTCTGCCAG ACTCGCAGGAGTGCGGACTGGCTGTCGGTGGAGATGAGCAAGGATGGGCACAAGGTCGCCATGCTGACGGCAGAGTTGACCATAGTGCAGAGGGCCAATGTGATTCAGAGATTCCGCGATGGGAAGGAGAAGGTCCTCATCACCACGAACGTCTGTGCTAGAG GGATTGATGTGGCACAAGTCACCATAGTGGTGAACTTCAGCCTCCCTGTTAATCAGCAGAAACAGCTGGATTTTGAGACCTACTTGCACCGCATTGGGCGAACGGGCCGCTTTGGGAAGAAGGGCATTGCCTTCAACATGGTGGAAAGGCAGACCACGTACCTCGTGCACAGTATAGAGGAGCATTTCC agagcGAGATCAAGAGGCTTGACCCAGATGACATGGatgagctggagcagctggacAACTGA
- the LOC121062543 gene encoding ATP-dependent RNA helicase DDX25-like isoform X1 yields the protein MGFNRPSKIQETALPMMLAHPPQNLIAQSQSGTGKTAAFVLAMLSRVNGAERYPQCLCLAPTYELALQIGHVIEKMGQFCADIRVTYAVQGNRVLPGAMLEEQIVIGTPGTMLDWCFKRRVVNMKRISLFVLDEADVMIDHQGFSYQSIRIQRALPRGCQMLLFSATFKETVWNFAMQIVSNPIIIKLRQEELTLSNIRQYYFVCRNREEKYEALCNIYSSITVGQAMIFCQTRRSADWLSVEMSKDGHKVAMLTAELTIVQRANVIQRFRDGKEKVLITTNVCARGIDVAQVTIVVNFSLPVNQQKQLDFETYLHRIGRTGRFGKKGIAFNMVERQTTYLVHSIEEHFQSEIKRLDPDDMDELEQLDN from the exons ATGGGCTTCAACAGGCCGTCCAAAATCCAGGAGACGGCTCTGCCGATGATGCTGGCACATCC GCCCCAAAATCTGATTGCACAGAGCCAGTCAGGGACAGGGAAAACGGCAGCTTTTGTGTTGGCGATGCTGAGCAGAGTTAATGGTGCTGAGAGGTACCCGCAG TGCCTCTGCTTGGCTCCAACCTACGAGCTGGCCCTGCAGATTGGACATGTGATCGAGAAGATGGGGCAGTTTTGTGCCGACATCAGGGTTACATATGCTGTCCAGGGAAACAGAG TTCTGCCAGGCGCCATGCTGGAGGAGCAGATTGTCATCGGGACTCCTGGGACAATGCTGGACTGGTGTTTCAAACGGAGAGTGGTGAATATGAAGAGAATCAGCCTGTTTGTGCTGGATGAAGCTGACGTAATGATCGACCATCAGGGCTTCTCGTACCAAAGCATTCGCATTCAGAG GGCTTTACCTAGGGGCTgccaaatgctgcttttctccgCAACCTTCAAGGAAACGGTGTGGAATTTTGCAATGCAAATTGTCTCCAACCCCATCATAATAAAGCTCCGTCAGGAAGAGCTCACCCTGAGCAATATCAGGCAGTACTACTTTGTGTGCAGGAACAGAGAGGAGAAGTACGAGGCCCTGTGCAACATCTACAGCAGCATCACCGTTGGCCAGGCTATGATATTCTGCCAG ACTCGCAGGAGTGCGGACTGGCTGTCGGTGGAGATGAGCAAGGATGGGCACAAGGTCGCCATGCTGACGGCAGAGTTGACCATAGTGCAGAGGGCCAATGTGATTCAGAGATTCCGCGATGGGAAGGAGAAGGTCCTCATCACCACGAACGTCTGTGCTAGAG GGATTGATGTGGCACAAGTCACCATAGTGGTGAACTTCAGCCTCCCTGTTAATCAGCAGAAACAGCTGGATTTTGAGACCTACTTGCACCGCATTGGGCGAACGGGCCGCTTTGGGAAGAAGGGCATTGCCTTCAACATGGTGGAAAGGCAGACCACGTACCTCGTGCACAGTATAGAGGAGCATTTCC agagcGAGATCAAGAGGCTTGACCCAGATGACATGGatgagctggagcagctggacAACTGA